A section of the Methanosarcina mazei S-6 genome encodes:
- a CDS encoding superoxide dismutase: MAKELYKLPPLKYGYADLEPYISEEQLRIHHDKHHQGYVNNTNSLMEMMDKARKDGTDFDYKATAKALAFNLGGHVLHDYFWWEMTPASNASKEPVGDLADVIKEDFGSFERFKKEFTQIASGVEGSGWAAVTYCNDTKRLGIMQIEKHNVNVVPDYPILMVLDVWEHAYYIDYKNDRGKFIEGFWNIINWEEIDRYFKKLQSMKME; this comes from the coding sequence ATGGCTAAAGAGTTATACAAATTACCACCGTTAAAATACGGATATGCAGACCTCGAACCTTACATTTCCGAAGAACAGCTGCGCATACACCATGACAAGCACCATCAGGGTTATGTGAACAACACCAACTCACTGATGGAAATGATGGACAAAGCCAGGAAAGACGGAACAGACTTTGATTATAAGGCAACTGCAAAAGCTCTGGCTTTTAATCTGGGAGGGCATGTCCTTCATGACTATTTCTGGTGGGAGATGACTCCTGCAAGCAATGCCAGCAAAGAGCCTGTCGGCGACCTGGCTGACGTTATCAAAGAGGATTTCGGAAGCTTTGAAAGGTTTAAAAAAGAATTTACCCAGATTGCGTCAGGCGTGGAAGGTTCGGGCTGGGCAGCAGTAACATACTGCAACGACACCAAAAGGCTCGGGATAATGCAGATAGAAAAGCACAACGTGAACGTAGTCCCTGATTATCCGATCCTTATGGTTCTGGACGTATGGGAACATGCTTACTATATTGACTACAAGAATGATAGGGGCAAATTCATAGAAGGGTTCTGGAATATAATTAACTGGGAAGAAATCGACAGGTATTTCAAGAAACTTCAAAGCATGAAAATGGAATAA
- a CDS encoding metal-dependent hydrolase — MVNTLSHLGVGLLIALALGFKGKKRNVVAFLSILPDLDFIPYTLFFLLSSSVSHETRTHLFYFLGHREFMHSILFIFLVTLFIWLRTKDRLFTAAGFAAILSHSYLDYATSWKMRPLFPFSTESSIMGAVYFFDPIANLLPLLPIFIVLVGYQKNRGRWNGKFNRFCTFVTNNRRSLYRTLAVVLLVWITVLPVAKFFLVNQISEAEGTRISYQGTYPVSPGKFLAAYEYNDTHFKIMEIGYLSGIERSDFIEKINSTGSVPDASTYAERAGKLYSTAVPQEIDYPVFSVSENGDNGTVTVLLSDARNSYVENWAYFRTVYRFVFDKESGEYEAYASEQTGRERRLERNYFG; from the coding sequence ATGGTAAATACACTCTCCCATCTTGGAGTCGGTCTCCTGATCGCTCTTGCTCTCGGATTCAAAGGAAAAAAACGAAATGTTGTGGCATTCCTGTCAATCCTCCCTGACCTCGATTTTATCCCATACACCCTTTTTTTCCTTCTCAGCAGCAGCGTGAGCCACGAGACAAGAACCCATCTCTTTTACTTCCTGGGCCACAGGGAGTTCATGCATTCCATCCTGTTTATCTTTCTTGTCACGCTTTTCATCTGGCTCAGGACTAAAGACCGCCTGTTCACAGCCGCGGGGTTTGCAGCCATTCTGTCCCACAGCTACCTTGATTATGCCACAAGCTGGAAAATGCGCCCCCTTTTCCCGTTCAGCACAGAATCATCTATCATGGGAGCAGTCTATTTTTTCGACCCCATTGCAAACCTACTGCCCCTGCTGCCCATTTTTATTGTGCTTGTGGGATATCAGAAAAACCGGGGCAGATGGAACGGCAAATTCAACAGGTTCTGTACTTTCGTAACCAATAACCGGCGCAGCCTTTACAGGACGCTTGCAGTTGTGCTTCTGGTCTGGATTACAGTCCTCCCGGTAGCCAAGTTTTTCCTTGTCAACCAGATTTCCGAAGCCGAAGGAACGAGAATAAGCTACCAGGGGACCTACCCGGTTTCACCCGGAAAATTCCTGGCTGCATACGAATATAACGACACACATTTCAAGATTATGGAAATCGGCTACCTTTCAGGCATCGAAAGAAGTGATTTTATCGAAAAAATTAACTCAACCGGCAGCGTCCCCGATGCGTCCACCTACGCTGAAAGAGCAGGAAAACTTTACAGCACAGCCGTTCCTCAGGAAATCGATTATCCTGTTTTTTCGGTTTCCGAAAATGGAGATAACGGCACGGTTACTGTCCTGCTGAGCGATGCAAGGAATTCTTATGTTGAAAACTGGGCTTATTTCAGGACGGTTTACAGGTTTGTTTTTGATAAGGAAAGCGGGGAATATGAGGCTTATGCGAGTGAACAGACGGGAAGGGAGAGGAGGTTGGAGAGGAATTATTTTGGGTGA